One window of Hypanus sabinus isolate sHypSab1 chromosome 10, sHypSab1.hap1, whole genome shotgun sequence genomic DNA carries:
- the LOC132401372 gene encoding immunoglobulin lambda-1 light chain-like: MTNNNARTDTPPVTGLQAHNHVVLFVALIRQGEPASVILCLQTVHFAELIRIHDVREDSNAEITLNQEGSLSVQPRGTVKIGCRVSGANFGNSDIAWYQQKPDGAPRFLLYHDLSRDVKGIGIPDRFSGRSQSSSNAAFLTISNVQLEDDADYYCGWWASRAFHFGGGTKLTVTGGKLTRPSITLLPPASKQISERQKATLVCLVNNFSPRSAEVSWEMDGNAVKAGVLTTRTVQNSDQTYSLSSYLTLTASEWNSHEEYTCGVTHQSLGSPLKRSIQKSGCA, from the exons atgacaaacaacaacgctCGCACGGACACTCCAccagttacaggcctcca AGCGCACAATCACGTGGTCCTCTTCGTTGCACTGATAAGGCAAGGAGAGCCGGCCAGCGTTATACTCTGTTTGCAAACCGTGCACTTTGCAGAACTCATCCGAATTCACGATGTCCGGGAGG ATTCAAATGCAGAGATCACATTAAATCAAGAGGGATCGCTGTCCGTTCAGCCGAGAGGAACTGTGAAGATCGGCTGTAGAGTGTCGGGCGCCAACTTCGGAAATTCTGATATAGCATGGTAtcagcagaaacctgatggcgCTCCCCGATTTCTCCTCTATCATGATCTCAGCCGGGACGTAAAGGGTATTGGCATTCCCGATAGATTCTCTGGAAGGTCTCAGTCTTCGAGCAACGCCGCATTTTTAACTATTAGCAATGTTCAACTGGAGGACGACGCCGATTACTACTGTGGCTGGTGGGCGTCAAGAGCGTTTCACTTCGGCGGAGGCACCAAGTTGACTGTAACAG GTGGAAAACTGACCCGTCCTTCGATTACTCTTCTTCCACCCGCATCAAAACAGATCAGTGAAAGACAGAAGGCGACTCTGGTGTGTCTGGTCAATAATTTTTCCCCTAGATCGGCGGAGGTTTCCTGGGAAATGGACGGCAATGCCGTGAAGGCTGGTGTCCTGACAACTCGAACCGTCCAGAACAGCGACCAGACCTACAGCCTCAGCAGTTACCTCACCCTGACCGCCTCGGAATGGAACTCACATGAAGAGTACACTTGCGGGGTGACACACCAGTCTCTCGGGTCTCCACTGAAGCGAAGCATTCAGAAATCGGGCTGTGCGTAA